A stretch of the Anaeromusa acidaminophila DSM 3853 genome encodes the following:
- a CDS encoding (Fe-S)-binding protein: MSNQITGADLHAQDTSLLKDIEDALSNCMKCGNCMAVCPLYKEIGKESAVARGKLALMEGVLKGQLPYSEEFEKIMLTCLSCKACATKCPCGVPADELIIRGRRAAAKARGLSPIKKNVFNLLKHRQLFDFALRMAGLFGPLSFKKLPRPMAAVARFPMPGMDARRITAPFAATPFRSQVPERITVANPKKKVGFFTGCTINYIYTDMGQSVVNVLKANDVEIVIPSTQHCCGTPVYVYGQTERTQAFAKHNIEVFEDAIKKYNLDAIVASCGSCAEALKIEYPHIFHDDPQMKARAEKLANMTYEISEFLVDVLPFRKDTLGPVNETITMHDPCHMARGLKVTKQPREILKAIPGLKFVEMSAPDRCCGSGGSFNLAHYDLARQVNDKKIADIASTKADNVATSCPSCRMFLTDGLVQNNQPQNCYHVIQLLDRSYQAGAKKA; this comes from the coding sequence ATGAGCAACCAAATCACAGGAGCGGATTTACACGCTCAAGATACATCTCTTTTAAAGGATATTGAAGACGCCCTTTCTAATTGTATGAAATGCGGAAACTGCATGGCAGTTTGCCCTCTTTACAAAGAAATCGGCAAAGAAAGCGCTGTTGCTCGCGGCAAGCTGGCGCTAATGGAAGGGGTTTTAAAAGGCCAGCTTCCGTATAGTGAAGAATTCGAAAAGATCATGCTTACCTGTTTGTCTTGTAAAGCCTGCGCCACCAAGTGCCCTTGCGGCGTTCCTGCGGATGAGCTTATCATTCGCGGACGTCGAGCTGCTGCTAAAGCGCGCGGCTTGAGTCCTATCAAAAAGAATGTCTTTAATTTACTCAAGCATCGTCAGCTTTTTGACTTTGCATTACGCATGGCTGGTCTTTTCGGACCTTTGAGCTTCAAAAAGCTGCCTCGTCCAATGGCTGCTGTCGCCCGCTTCCCCATGCCCGGCATGGATGCACGGCGTATTACGGCGCCCTTTGCTGCAACGCCGTTCCGCAGCCAAGTTCCGGAGCGCATCACTGTAGCTAACCCCAAGAAAAAAGTCGGCTTTTTTACAGGCTGCACCATTAACTATATCTACACAGATATGGGACAATCCGTAGTCAATGTCCTTAAAGCCAACGATGTTGAAATCGTCATTCCTAGTACTCAGCATTGCTGCGGCACGCCAGTCTATGTTTACGGCCAAACTGAGCGGACCCAGGCTTTTGCAAAACACAACATTGAAGTCTTTGAAGACGCTATCAAAAAATATAACTTAGATGCAATTGTTGCTTCTTGCGGTTCTTGCGCTGAGGCCTTGAAAATTGAATATCCCCATATTTTCCATGATGATCCGCAAATGAAAGCTCGCGCGGAAAAGCTGGCGAATATGACCTACGAAATCAGCGAGTTCCTGGTGGATGTTCTGCCCTTCCGCAAGGATACCCTTGGCCCGGTCAACGAAACCATTACGATGCATGATCCTTGCCATATGGCTCGCGGTCTGAAAGTCACTAAACAGCCTCGTGAAATTCTCAAGGCTATTCCTGGCTTGAAGTTCGTCGAAATGAGCGCTCCTGACCGTTGCTGCGGATCAGGCGGCTCCTTCAACTTGGCGCATTATGATCTTGCCCGCCAGGTTAACGACAAAAAGATTGCTGACATTGCCTCCACTAAAGCGGACAATGTTGCAACTAGCTGCCCTAGCTGCCGCATGTTCCTTACAGACGGCTTGGTTCAAAACAATCAGCCGCAAAACTGTTACCATGTGATTCAACTTTTGGATCGCTCGTATCAGGCTGGCGCTAAAAAAGCATAA
- a CDS encoding FAD-binding oxidoreductase, giving the protein MQQTQIQELKKIVGADHVLTSPEDLYTYSYDATPGHAHMPDAVVIPGNAEEVSQILKVANANKIPVYTRGSGTNLSAGTCPTKGGIVLLMTRFDKIIEIDLENLVAVAEPGVIVATLNAEVAKSGLIYPPDPGTVATATLGGTAAENAGGLRGLKYGVSKHYIMGMEVVLPSGEIINCGGKNVKDVSGYDLTKLMVGSEGTLGVITKLILKLVPAPEAQKSMMAIFHDLDKAGQAISAIVAAKIIPATLEIMDNATIRTVEDYAKCGLPLDAEAVVLIEVDGLPEVVEKEAAKVVEILNKYDGQAQLAKDAQDRDNLWAARRAALPALAKLRPTTFVEDATVPRNQVAAMIRLVNEAAAKYNVTIGTFGHAGDGNMHPTIVCDLRDEEEMGRVYKAMDDIFLGALKLGGTLSGEHGIGLGKLRYMEDQHGPAAMNAMRSIKRALDPNLILNPGKLVGEC; this is encoded by the coding sequence ATGCAACAAACCCAAATCCAAGAGCTCAAAAAGATTGTCGGTGCCGACCATGTTCTGACCAGTCCTGAAGATTTGTACACCTATTCTTATGATGCCACACCCGGCCATGCACATATGCCGGACGCTGTTGTCATCCCGGGAAATGCTGAAGAAGTTTCCCAGATCCTCAAGGTAGCCAATGCCAACAAAATCCCGGTTTACACCCGCGGCTCCGGCACCAACCTGAGCGCTGGCACCTGTCCTACCAAAGGCGGCATCGTATTACTGATGACCCGTTTTGACAAAATCATTGAAATTGATTTGGAAAACCTTGTTGCCGTGGCTGAGCCCGGCGTAATCGTTGCCACTTTAAATGCAGAGGTTGCTAAAAGCGGCCTAATTTATCCTCCGGATCCGGGCACAGTTGCTACGGCTACTCTTGGAGGCACCGCTGCTGAAAATGCAGGCGGCCTGCGCGGTTTGAAATACGGCGTATCCAAGCATTATATCATGGGTATGGAAGTAGTTTTGCCCAGCGGCGAAATCATCAATTGCGGCGGTAAAAACGTGAAAGATGTCTCCGGCTATGACCTCACCAAGCTCATGGTTGGTTCCGAAGGCACCCTAGGCGTTATCACCAAGCTGATTTTGAAATTAGTTCCTGCTCCGGAAGCGCAGAAAAGCATGATGGCCATTTTCCATGATTTGGATAAAGCTGGCCAAGCTATTTCCGCCATTGTAGCTGCTAAAATCATTCCTGCTACGCTGGAAATCATGGATAATGCTACGATCCGCACTGTAGAAGACTACGCTAAATGCGGCCTTCCTTTGGATGCCGAAGCCGTTGTTTTGATCGAAGTGGACGGTCTTCCTGAAGTTGTTGAAAAAGAAGCTGCAAAAGTAGTAGAAATCCTCAACAAATATGACGGCCAAGCTCAATTGGCTAAAGACGCTCAAGACCGCGATAATCTCTGGGCTGCTCGTCGTGCCGCCCTGCCGGCGCTGGCTAAACTGCGTCCTACCACATTTGTAGAAGATGCTACAGTTCCCCGTAATCAGGTTGCAGCTATGATTCGCCTTGTTAATGAAGCAGCTGCGAAATACAATGTCACCATCGGCACCTTCGGGCATGCCGGCGACGGAAATATGCACCCCACCATCGTTTGCGACTTGCGTGACGAAGAAGAAATGGGCCGCGTATATAAAGCCATGGATGATATTTTCCTTGGAGCTTTGAAGTTAGGCGGCACTTTGTCCGGCGAACATGGCATCGGTTTGGGCAAACTTCGCTATATGGAAGATCAACATGGTCCTGCCGCCATGAATGCTATGCGTTCCATTAAGCGCGCCCTTGACCCCAATCTGATCCTCAATCCTGGCAAACTAGTAGGAGAGTGTTAA
- a CDS encoding response regulator has product MKKISIILADDHAVLRSGLKALLHCSPQFEVIGEAGDGLEALHMVEHLSPDVLILDLSMPGMTGVDVLKEIRSRNLPCRVLVLTMYDDEEYIKEVMRAGADGYVLKKSADTELIEGIIKIHEGKKHLNETISQTLIESLLRTSVNEPDNQNPYVLLSVREREVLRFLAQGHTNSEIAEMLSISAKTVDTYRSRIMNKLNVSKKSELVNYAIRYKLINT; this is encoded by the coding sequence ATGAAAAAAATCAGCATTATCCTGGCAGATGATCACGCCGTATTGCGGTCCGGCCTGAAAGCCTTGCTTCATTGTTCGCCTCAATTTGAAGTTATTGGAGAAGCGGGCGACGGTTTAGAAGCTTTGCATATGGTAGAACATCTTTCGCCGGACGTTCTTATTTTGGATTTGTCCATGCCGGGCATGACCGGCGTCGATGTGCTCAAAGAAATTCGTTCGCGCAACCTCCCCTGCCGCGTACTGGTGCTTACCATGTATGACGATGAGGAATATATTAAGGAAGTTATGCGCGCCGGCGCTGACGGTTATGTCCTGAAAAAATCTGCGGATACGGAATTGATTGAAGGTATTATTAAGATTCACGAAGGAAAAAAACATTTAAATGAAACCATTTCTCAAACTTTGATCGAAAGTCTGCTCCGCACCTCTGTTAATGAGCCGGACAATCAAAATCCTTATGTTTTGCTCAGCGTTCGCGAACGGGAAGTACTCCGTTTTTTAGCCCAAGGTCATACAAACAGCGAAATTGCGGAAATGCTTTCTATCAGCGCTAAAACCGTAGACACCTACCGCTCTCGCATTATGAACAAGCTAAATGTGAGTAAAAAATCAGAACTTGTAAACTATGCCATTCGTTATAAGCTCATCAATACGTAA
- the lgt gene encoding prolipoprotein diacylglyceryl transferase, with protein sequence MHPYLFFIGDFPVRSYGMVMMLSIVLATSVAYFLAKQDGRWHQHVPDFGICCGFAGLIGARLWDVFFFDWSYYQHHLLEIPFVWQGGMAIQGGVVVGALAGYWYTKRHGIDTWAFADIVAAPAVIFGQALGRAANLLNGDAFGHPTGEAFGIIYPAGSLAQHTYGMQPLWPAEIWEGQLDLVIFALLLLLRTTNHRKGQVFAGYVFLYSTARFCLEFLRGDYGTLLWGLKSAQLTGGAMAILALLVFILLGRFGKPIRDISGN encoded by the coding sequence ATGCATCCATATCTTTTTTTTATTGGTGATTTCCCTGTGCGTTCCTATGGCATGGTGATGATGTTGAGTATTGTTTTGGCAACTTCGGTGGCTTACTTTTTAGCCAAGCAGGATGGTCGCTGGCATCAGCATGTGCCTGATTTTGGTATTTGCTGCGGCTTTGCCGGGTTAATAGGAGCACGCCTTTGGGATGTGTTCTTTTTTGACTGGAGCTATTACCAGCATCACCTATTAGAAATTCCTTTTGTTTGGCAAGGTGGCATGGCCATTCAGGGCGGGGTGGTAGTTGGCGCTTTGGCTGGTTATTGGTACACAAAACGACACGGCATTGATACTTGGGCTTTTGCGGATATTGTAGCCGCGCCTGCTGTAATTTTCGGCCAGGCGTTGGGGCGGGCTGCTAACTTGCTTAATGGCGACGCTTTTGGACATCCCACAGGTGAAGCTTTTGGCATTATTTATCCCGCTGGGTCTTTAGCGCAGCATACTTACGGCATGCAGCCTCTCTGGCCAGCGGAGATTTGGGAGGGGCAGCTCGACCTGGTTATTTTCGCACTACTGCTGTTGTTGCGGACGACAAATCATCGCAAAGGTCAAGTCTTTGCAGGCTATGTATTTTTGTATTCGACGGCGCGTTTTTGTCTGGAATTTTTGCGAGGCGATTACGGGACGCTGCTTTGGGGACTTAAATCAGCGCAGTTGACAGGGGGAGCTATGGCCATACTGGCGCTGCTTGTTTTTATCCTTTTGGGACGCTTTGGAAAACCCATTCGTGATATAAGCGGCAATTGA
- the leuS gene encoding leucine--tRNA ligase, with amino-acid sequence MIDNKYVPFEIERKWQEKWHEESLYQTSLNRQKPEYYVLEMFPYPSGNLHMGHVRNYSIGDVIARFKMMQGYNVLHPMGWDAFGMPAENAAIKNGIHPANWTWSNIDNMRRQQQELGLSYDWSREVATCHPEYYRWTQWLFLLFLERGLAYKKKASVNWCDECNTVLANEQVIDGHCWRCDSAVVKKDLEQWFFRITDYADRLLEDLDELKGWPERVKTMQENWIGRSEGAEFSFDLPELSEKIPVYTTRQDTVFGVSYVVLAPEHPLVEKMIAGRPEEAAVRAFVEKVRSMNEISRTSTETEKEGIFTGVYAVHPFTGEPIPVWVANYVLYEYGTGAVMGVPAHDERDWVFAGKYGLPKKVVVQPEGQILDVAAMEGAYDGVGVLVDSGRFSGLGNEAAKSAIASWLEDQGLGTRRVNYRLRDWLVSRQRYWGAPIPVIYCPECGVVPVPQEDLPVLLPENVRFDAGVVSPLADAEEFVKCKCPKCGADARRETDTMDTFICSSWYYLRYTDPRNTQAPFDMGKGDYWMPVDQYIGGIEHAILHLLYSRFFTKVLKDAGLINANEPFKNLLTQGMVLKDGSKMSKSKGNVVAPGEIVEKYGADTARLFILFAAPPERDLEWSDQGVEGAFRFLGRFWRIMLHYAQFMPAAESGEYAPEQLAKEAKELRRALHATIKKVTEDVEQRFNFNTAISSIMELVNAMYALKEESKAQVPGLAQELVSSSLRLIAPFAPHMAEELWQLTGGNGSVHKQSWPVYDEAALQVEEVELVLQINGKVRDKIVVPVGLNAAELESLAMGQERVQQAIGDKKVVKVICVPQKLVNIVVK; translated from the coding sequence ATGATTGATAATAAGTATGTTCCTTTCGAAATTGAACGGAAATGGCAGGAAAAGTGGCACGAGGAAAGTCTTTATCAGACAAGTTTGAACCGGCAGAAACCGGAATATTATGTTCTGGAGATGTTTCCTTATCCTTCCGGAAATCTACATATGGGGCATGTGCGCAATTATTCGATTGGCGACGTTATCGCCCGTTTTAAAATGATGCAAGGCTATAATGTGCTGCATCCTATGGGATGGGATGCCTTTGGCATGCCTGCGGAAAATGCCGCCATAAAAAACGGTATTCATCCGGCAAATTGGACTTGGTCTAATATTGACAACATGCGGCGGCAGCAGCAGGAGCTGGGCTTGTCTTACGATTGGAGCCGCGAGGTGGCTACTTGCCATCCGGAATACTATCGTTGGACGCAATGGCTGTTTTTGCTCTTCTTAGAGCGCGGCTTAGCATATAAAAAGAAGGCTTCCGTTAATTGGTGCGACGAATGCAATACGGTACTGGCGAATGAACAGGTTATTGACGGTCACTGCTGGCGCTGCGATTCTGCAGTTGTCAAAAAAGACCTGGAACAATGGTTCTTCCGGATTACCGATTATGCGGATCGTCTCTTAGAAGATTTGGACGAACTAAAAGGCTGGCCGGAACGGGTAAAAACGATGCAGGAAAACTGGATTGGCCGCAGTGAGGGCGCCGAGTTTTCCTTTGATTTACCGGAACTAAGCGAGAAAATTCCTGTTTATACCACGCGGCAGGATACCGTATTTGGCGTTAGTTATGTTGTATTGGCGCCGGAGCATCCGTTAGTGGAAAAAATGATCGCCGGCCGCCCGGAAGAGGCTGCCGTACGCGCTTTTGTGGAAAAAGTGCGCTCAATGAATGAAATCAGCCGTACTTCTACGGAAACAGAAAAAGAAGGCATTTTTACGGGCGTCTATGCGGTTCATCCCTTTACCGGCGAGCCAATTCCCGTATGGGTAGCTAACTATGTTCTATACGAGTATGGCACAGGCGCTGTCATGGGCGTGCCGGCTCATGATGAACGCGACTGGGTCTTTGCCGGCAAGTACGGTTTGCCGAAAAAAGTAGTTGTGCAGCCGGAAGGACAAATTCTGGATGTAGCTGCTATGGAAGGCGCTTATGACGGAGTCGGCGTGCTGGTTGATTCCGGACGGTTTAGCGGTTTGGGCAATGAAGCTGCAAAAAGCGCTATTGCTTCGTGGTTGGAAGATCAAGGATTAGGAACACGGCGGGTCAATTATCGTTTGCGCGATTGGCTGGTATCTCGTCAACGATACTGGGGCGCACCCATCCCGGTAATTTACTGTCCTGAATGCGGCGTTGTGCCGGTGCCGCAGGAAGATTTGCCTGTTTTGCTGCCGGAAAACGTGCGCTTTGATGCTGGCGTAGTCTCTCCCTTAGCGGATGCGGAAGAGTTTGTGAAATGTAAATGTCCGAAGTGCGGAGCTGACGCGCGGCGTGAAACCGATACAATGGATACCTTTATTTGCTCTTCTTGGTATTATTTGCGCTATACGGATCCGCGCAATACCCAGGCGCCTTTCGATATGGGGAAAGGCGATTACTGGATGCCGGTGGACCAATATATTGGCGGTATTGAACATGCTATTTTACATTTGTTGTATTCGCGCTTCTTTACTAAGGTATTGAAAGATGCTGGCTTGATTAACGCTAATGAGCCTTTTAAGAATCTGCTTACTCAGGGCATGGTGCTTAAAGACGGTTCGAAAATGTCGAAATCCAAAGGAAATGTTGTGGCGCCAGGGGAGATTGTTGAAAAGTACGGCGCCGATACAGCTCGGTTATTCATCCTTTTTGCAGCGCCGCCGGAACGGGATCTGGAGTGGAGCGACCAAGGCGTAGAAGGAGCTTTCCGTTTCTTGGGACGCTTCTGGCGAATCATGCTGCATTATGCGCAGTTTATGCCTGCGGCGGAAAGCGGCGAGTACGCCCCGGAACAGCTGGCAAAAGAAGCGAAGGAATTACGTCGGGCGCTTCATGCTACTATTAAGAAGGTGACAGAGGACGTCGAGCAGCGCTTTAACTTCAATACAGCAATCAGTTCCATTATGGAATTGGTTAATGCCATGTATGCTTTGAAAGAGGAAAGCAAAGCCCAGGTTCCCGGTTTGGCGCAGGAACTGGTTTCGTCTTCACTTCGTTTAATCGCCCCCTTCGCTCCGCATATGGCGGAGGAGCTTTGGCAGCTTACCGGCGGAAATGGCAGTGTTCACAAGCAAAGCTGGCCGGTTTATGATGAGGCGGCTTTGCAGGTAGAGGAAGTGGAATTAGTTCTGCAGATCAACGGCAAGGTGCGAGATAAGATTGTTGTTCCTGTTGGTTTGAATGCTGCGGAGTTGGAATCGCTGGCTATGGGCCAAGAACGGGTGCAGCAGGCGATTGGTGATAAAAAAGTCGTAAAAGTGATTTGCGTACCGCAAAAATTAGTGAATATTGTTGTAAAATAA
- a CDS encoding helix-hairpin-helix domain-containing protein, with translation MPAVRVYVLAVLLILVVCGGYAIQALSGKEPATPEAAVVTLESEPVQGKALAKVYVSGAVAVPGLYQVEQGMRVADVLALAGGVDESADLQKVNLAQKCKDGMQIKVPNRKVLTAKNQSSRAVAGAGDPVLYLNDASQAELDRLPGISPVLARRIVQYRTEHGAFHSMQELLQIPGMNETLLERLQGRLAL, from the coding sequence GTGCCGGCAGTGCGCGTGTATGTTCTGGCAGTATTATTGATTTTAGTGGTGTGCGGCGGTTATGCAATACAAGCTTTAAGCGGCAAGGAACCTGCAACACCGGAAGCGGCGGTTGTGACTTTGGAATCGGAGCCGGTTCAAGGGAAAGCGTTGGCCAAGGTCTATGTCAGTGGAGCGGTAGCGGTTCCGGGACTTTACCAAGTAGAGCAGGGGATGCGCGTAGCGGATGTGTTGGCTTTGGCTGGCGGAGTTGATGAGAGTGCGGATTTGCAAAAAGTGAATTTGGCGCAAAAGTGCAAGGATGGTATGCAAATAAAGGTACCAAATCGTAAGGTTCTGACGGCTAAAAATCAAAGCAGCCGTGCTGTAGCTGGCGCGGGAGATCCGGTTTTATATTTGAATGATGCGAGCCAGGCGGAATTGGATCGTCTGCCGGGAATTAGCCCGGTCTTAGCGCGGCGTATTGTGCAATATCGTACGGAACACGGGGCTTTTCATTCTATGCAGGAGCTTTTGCAAATTCCCGGTATGAACGAAACGCTTTTAGAACGGCTGCAAGGCAGGCTGGCGTTGTGA
- a CDS encoding DNA internalization-related competence protein ComEC/Rec2 yields MTLSFLWLLLAVTAGSIYFYGNREADLPVVLFQLAFAAAVLCAFVLAQRFKRAALACLLVAAAAAGVLREEQVLEQWRQGIARWQGKPVLVEGVLAEQTVGEEEPGWARGRLVCYAVGDPGGTLTSCVQTVWLKYPAGHAGVGDVLRAEGKLSSNNAFRDAGQVQRERMLAVQEIAGTLKATTGMVRVLRHPDAYEWGQWRFSQWREILTARITERLSPETAGVLNGMLFGGYAGIAPETAQNFRDTGIVHILSVSGSHVSLLGAILLWLGSWMSMGKKSKVLFVGAGIVLYACIAGWCAPVARSVCMGLVALGALAWRREKEAVYSLALCAWGLLLFQPLWLWDIGFQLSFFATAGLILLAPQALERLRTWRVPAGIGAPLAITWGAQMASLPFLAFYFQQFSLVSFLANLVVLPLLESAMILGLGSLAAGFIFGDFWLTPVWWLCQGLVYLGNLLAALCAKAPGALSYVPPPGVLAVLAYFAALAIFWRRTLPALQQGGVWLVVCALWLGPWLWLPPELEVHMLDVGEGDALVVLTPHRHAWVVDAGGVWKQGDAGGKVVVPHLRRLGVSTLQGMILTHGHADHMGGAQTVLVSFPCRYLMTPTMEKPGQSALQLALPDGISICRIPPGEGVSWEDDGVSFYALRSPGGLVKGENDESLIVWLAYGEKSFLLTGDAKLENSWLPRNLHCDVLKMPHHGSRFAWEAEALAKLAPQIALISVGRNNSFGHPHAETLQELAQNGARLWRTDRDGTVRLFTDGHVLRLATTPGFGVH; encoded by the coding sequence GTGACTCTGTCATTCCTGTGGCTGTTGTTGGCGGTAACCGCAGGAAGTATCTATTTTTACGGCAATAGAGAGGCGGACCTGCCCGTGGTTTTGTTTCAACTTGCCTTTGCAGCCGCTGTGTTATGCGCCTTTGTGCTGGCACAGCGTTTTAAAAGAGCGGCGTTAGCTTGTCTGTTAGTAGCTGCAGCCGCAGCCGGCGTCTTGCGGGAAGAACAGGTTTTGGAACAGTGGAGGCAAGGAATTGCACGGTGGCAAGGAAAACCTGTGTTAGTAGAAGGCGTCTTAGCGGAGCAGACCGTTGGTGAGGAGGAGCCTGGTTGGGCGCGAGGACGACTTGTGTGTTACGCCGTCGGCGATCCGGGTGGAACGTTGACTTCCTGTGTTCAGACGGTCTGGCTGAAGTATCCTGCAGGTCATGCTGGCGTAGGCGATGTTTTAAGAGCTGAAGGCAAATTAAGTTCCAATAACGCTTTTCGCGATGCGGGGCAAGTTCAGCGTGAACGAATGCTGGCGGTCCAGGAGATTGCAGGGACCTTGAAGGCTACAACAGGAATGGTTCGGGTGCTGCGTCATCCAGACGCGTATGAATGGGGGCAATGGCGATTTTCCCAGTGGCGGGAGATTTTGACGGCGCGCATTACCGAGAGGTTATCGCCGGAGACAGCAGGCGTTTTAAACGGGATGCTTTTTGGCGGTTATGCAGGCATTGCGCCGGAAACAGCTCAAAATTTTCGTGATACGGGTATTGTGCATATTTTATCGGTTTCAGGCTCCCATGTGTCTTTGCTTGGAGCGATACTTCTTTGGCTGGGTTCTTGGATGAGCATGGGGAAGAAAAGCAAGGTACTTTTTGTTGGCGCAGGCATTGTGTTGTATGCATGCATTGCCGGTTGGTGCGCGCCGGTAGCCAGATCGGTTTGCATGGGCCTGGTGGCTTTGGGCGCTTTGGCTTGGAGGCGAGAAAAAGAAGCCGTTTATTCTTTGGCTCTTTGTGCTTGGGGGCTGCTTTTGTTCCAGCCCTTATGGCTCTGGGATATTGGTTTTCAGCTTTCTTTTTTTGCGACGGCAGGCTTGATTTTATTGGCGCCGCAAGCGCTGGAGCGTCTTCGGACATGGCGAGTGCCTGCTGGGATTGGGGCGCCGTTGGCAATTACCTGGGGAGCGCAAATGGCGTCACTGCCTTTTTTGGCCTTTTATTTTCAACAATTTTCGCTTGTTTCTTTCTTGGCGAATTTAGTGGTTCTTCCGCTATTGGAAAGTGCCATGATATTAGGTTTAGGCTCCTTGGCGGCAGGTTTTATTTTCGGTGATTTTTGGCTGACGCCGGTATGGTGGTTGTGTCAAGGACTTGTATATTTAGGGAATCTTCTTGCCGCCTTGTGTGCTAAGGCTCCAGGCGCGCTGTCCTATGTGCCGCCGCCGGGAGTATTGGCGGTTTTGGCTTATTTTGCGGCTTTGGCAATTTTTTGGAGGCGGACTCTGCCGGCACTGCAGCAAGGAGGAGTATGGCTTGTGGTCTGCGCGCTTTGGTTGGGCCCGTGGTTATGGCTGCCGCCGGAACTGGAAGTGCATATGTTGGATGTGGGAGAGGGCGATGCCTTGGTAGTGTTAACGCCGCACCGTCATGCTTGGGTGGTGGACGCCGGCGGCGTATGGAAGCAAGGAGATGCCGGCGGCAAGGTAGTTGTTCCCCATTTGAGACGCCTGGGCGTCTCGACATTGCAAGGCATGATATTGACCCATGGGCATGCAGACCACATGGGAGGAGCCCAGACGGTCTTAGTTAGTTTTCCCTGTCGTTATCTAATGACTCCGACTATGGAAAAACCAGGGCAAAGCGCCTTACAGCTTGCCTTGCCGGATGGGATTTCCATATGTCGCATTCCGCCTGGGGAAGGGGTATCGTGGGAAGATGACGGCGTGTCATTTTACGCGTTGCGGTCTCCGGGAGGTCTCGTGAAAGGAGAAAATGACGAATCGCTGATTGTGTGGCTGGCTTATGGTGAAAAAAGCTTTTTGCTGACTGGCGATGCAAAATTAGAGAATTCGTGGCTGCCGCGGAATTTGCACTGTGACGTGTTGAAAATGCCGCATCATGGATCTCGATTTGCTTGGGAGGCGGAAGCGTTGGCAAAACTGGCGCCGCAAATAGCCTTGATTTCAGTGGGGCGTAATAATTCCTTCGGCCATCCTCATGCAGAGACGCTGCAAGAATTAGCGCAAAACGGAGCTCGTTTATGGCGGACAGATCGAGACGGTACGGTGCGGCTTTTTACAGATGGACATGTTTTGCGCCTTGCCACAACACCGGGCTTTGGGGTACACTAA
- the holA gene encoding DNA polymerase III subunit delta, producing MTCEELVRDARQGKMHSIYVLHGEDAAEVRRSGQQLAGLLVSEEQAAAGHMLKVSGKWDLEEFGFWLQEVPFWGEKKWLWWHGCPLLGEAGSEEIAAAAEMVEPWPEYAGLLLTATKLDKRTRFYKTLLQAGGVEAACALLRPWEAEAWFAQYLQKAGSTLERDASAWLAALFSSSQQLAPGWLAQEAEKVLLYTQGRKRISLVDVQTMMAATPEASSFALLDAIAAGQCARALSLLEDACRNSNAAFMIIPLLARQLRLQLQSLEVRGGKQEVAKELKVHPYVAEKLLRQRGDVSPDLLRYLLQELARLEGGIKSGTRLLQGELEKLVILWCEKGKQKK from the coding sequence ATGACATGTGAAGAATTAGTGAGGGATGCTCGCCAAGGAAAGATGCATTCCATTTATGTGCTCCATGGCGAAGATGCGGCGGAAGTGCGCAGAAGCGGGCAACAGCTGGCAGGATTGCTAGTTTCAGAGGAACAAGCGGCAGCAGGGCACATGCTGAAAGTATCCGGTAAATGGGATTTAGAGGAGTTTGGTTTTTGGTTGCAGGAGGTTCCTTTTTGGGGCGAAAAAAAGTGGCTCTGGTGGCACGGCTGTCCGTTGTTGGGTGAGGCGGGGAGCGAGGAAATTGCCGCTGCAGCAGAGATGGTGGAGCCTTGGCCGGAATATGCCGGACTTTTGTTGACAGCGACCAAACTGGATAAGAGGACTCGCTTTTATAAAACGTTGCTGCAAGCTGGCGGAGTAGAAGCTGCTTGCGCTCTGCTGCGTCCATGGGAAGCAGAGGCTTGGTTTGCTCAATATCTGCAAAAAGCCGGCAGTACGTTAGAAAGAGATGCTTCGGCTTGGTTGGCTGCGTTATTCAGTTCGTCCCAGCAATTGGCGCCTGGCTGGCTGGCACAGGAGGCTGAAAAAGTGCTTTTGTACACACAGGGACGTAAGCGGATTTCGTTGGTTGACGTGCAGACCATGATGGCGGCTACGCCTGAAGCTTCTTCGTTTGCCTTGTTGGATGCTATTGCGGCAGGGCAGTGCGCCAGGGCGCTATCTTTGTTGGAAGATGCTTGCCGCAATTCCAATGCGGCCTTTATGATTATTCCGCTCTTGGCTCGACAGCTGCGCTTGCAGTTGCAAAGCTTGGAAGTTAGAGGCGGTAAGCAAGAGGTGGCTAAGGAATTGAAAGTTCATCCGTATGTAGCGGAAAAACTTTTGCGGCAGCGAGGGGATGTTTCTCCTGACTTACTGCGTTATTTGCTGCAGGAATTGGCGCGATTGGAAGGCGGCATTAAATCAGGGACAAGGCTGCTGCAAGGAGAATTGGAAAAACTGGTTATTTTATGGTGCGAAAAAGGCAAACAAAAAAAGTGA